The Lynx canadensis isolate LIC74 chromosome A2, mLynCan4.pri.v2, whole genome shotgun sequence DNA segment TGTTTCAGGAAAGGGAAAATATGGTGGAAATGCCTGCGGCTTGGCCAGAAGGAGTACAGAGAAACTAACCTGGCAAGAGTCCTTTCCGCCTTCCAGGAAGCCCAGACAGATCATGTTGCTGGTGATCTGGCCTGGGTAGGCTTTACGGCAAGCACTGTCAGTTAGTATGGGAGCTTTCAGACACTGCAGGACATCGGGATAATTTTCTGTTGGGCGCAAGggtaaaaatggaagaatattacCCACAGGATTCTTGGAGATTTCTTTCccaatctctccctccttccctactTTGCCAGTAACTTCTATTTTGGAAGAACAACTTTTATCTGGAAAGTCTTCCAAACAGTTTTAATCAACAAGTTGTTCTCTCTGACGCTGGCATCAGTGACTCCAGATCTCAAATCTGGAGACTACCTCTTAAGCAGGTCTATACTTTAGGTGGTACCAAATCTCTCAGCCTCTGTTCTGTTTACCTCCTCGGTTTCTACTTCTTTGCAAATCATGAATCACACTTCAGCTGAACATCTGCTATCTTTATCAcagttcattttttcttgtgttttccagCAAAGGAAACTTCCTAAGACTCCATACATCCACAAACTATCCTCTGGGAACCTTGCCTTGAGTGACAGTTCAGACTAACTGACCCCCAACATGTCTTTCACTTCTAGGATTTTCAGACTTGGTGCTTTTGTTCCAGGTGACACTCACCCCCAAAGCTCTGGACATTTCCCCAGCCAGAGATGAGGCACTGGGAACCAGAAGGTGCACAAGATCTTGGCAGAGAGATAGCAGACACTCGAGAGTTGAGGGTGGCAGGTGAGCTCAATTTAATCAGCATGATGTCATTATCAATAGTGTTTGCATTGTATCTCGGGTGGCGGATGACCTTGGCTGAATTGATGAATTGTTCACCGCCCTCAGAGACTGCAATGTTGTGTTCTCCCAGACGCACCTGGATTCGGCTGGATTAGAGGATGCAAAGTTCTGTAAGTATCCAATTTGagattttccccctcccctgttcccccCAGTCATAAGCATAAGCATGAACACCATCCCCTTCAAGTGTTCCCACACATAGGTAATTGTGCACTTAAGGCAGCCCTACCAGATACGGTCCAGGTTAGAGTAACTCTTAAGTGGGTGTCACTACCAGCCCGCCATCTTGTTAGAATAGCTAGATGCCTTTAGTTCCCATGACTGAATGACACCAATACAATGATGGCAGGTTAGGTGGGAATtgatgaatattattcagcacgtGCTATTCCTCTGGTTGAGATTATCAGTTATTGTAGGGAAACATGGCAGGAATCAGAGACATGCCAGGATTTCAAGGGGGCAGAATGAgttgtacttatttttaacattgtactggaaaCTTCTTTTGGGTTTTTACCTCCATATGCCATTTTTTCCTGGTTGAGCTATAATGATTGGGACTATTTATCGATTAATGCTCTTAAGCTAGTCCTAGGTATACTTCATCACTAACTAGTTCCCCTCCTCTGTACCATCATTTGGAAGGCTACCAGGGAACTCTAAGGTTAGCTGTCCGTGTAAAATTCCCTCAACGCAACATACAGTGCCTGGGGAGAGTGACAAGGCTTCTAGAATCCAGATGCTCACCCCTCAAGCGTAACTCTCTAGTTTACCCTGATTGTGCTTTGGCAGGGCTGGGGGATgagctgatctgggagaacagataTGTGAGTATCAGTTACTTACGACTTGTAGCAGTGAGCCGCAGACACCACCCACTGGGAATTGATGAGGGAGCCGCCACAGAAGTGGTAGCCCGAGTTCAGGGACACCTGGTAGGGGACAGAGTTCCTCGGACAGGTGTAGCCCCCAACGATCTTGTCATCGTCATCAATGGGGAAAGCCACTGACAAGGAAAAGTTGGAAACTATCTGTTAAAAGATACATCTTGGAATTTCTACTTACCACTAAGTTTTTGTAGGTGAACtagaaaagagaagataatgtTTTCTTGTCACACATAATCAAGACATGGTGATAACATAATTTTCCCATAATGTTTTTCCCAAAATCTTATTACTCTATCTATACCTTTGACACATACTCTACTTACACCATTATAAATATCTAATTTGTAAGTTATGctttaaatttgataaatataCTGCTTTTCAACATATgtaccacacaaacacacacacacacgcgcgtgcacacacacacacacacacacacacacacacaccttgatcAGAGACTCTTATATATTAAATGCCCTGAACATTACTACCTAAGGATGTAAAGAATActttttaggagtgcctgggtggctcagttggttaagcatctgattcttggttttggctcaggtcatgatctcatggtttgcaagttcgagccctgcatcgggctctgctgcttgagattctctctcttcctctgtctctttgcctgcccctcctctgctcactcactcactctctctctcaaaataaataaataagcattaaaaaaaagaatactttttataCAAAACTTTGTTCAGCAGACACGCAAATAGGTGTTCAGTGAAGCTTTGCAGTAACCATGCTTATATTGATTTATGGTGGTTGGTATAGGATACTTACTCCCGTGAAGTAGAGGGAAGGAAGCTTTTAGAAGCCCCCTAAGAATGTTCTAGCCTGGAAGGAATTGGGAGTTTGTACTTTTGTTCcccaaatttctctttttggttcttgtgtaaaattttcatgaaataaTTTCATAGAACATTATATTTGGTTTCCCTCTCCAACCTTTCCCCTTATTCCAATTATCTTTCtaacatttttcaatttattcaGCATTGTGAAGTTTGGCCCACTGATTTATTAAGATTTCTATGGCTCCCAAAGTCTCTGATTATATTACATCCACCCTAGTGTTCaagtattttgaagtaatttggGGAAAGACATTTAGAGACTAGTGTATTGAATTTATACTCATCCAATTCGGGAAAGTTTAATAGCAAGTTTTTGATAAAATTTGGTAGTATAAAGAATAGAAACAGATATTTCTCTACGTCTTTTGATGATTAAATGATATGTTATTTTACACCAGAGAGATTTCATTAAGAAAGACATTGTAAAACCCAGCCCATAGCTTTTATTCATGAGAAATAAAGTACCTTTGCCTGTTAAAATCCTTTTGGTATAGAGGAGACTCTGGTTCTGACCCTCACAGCCTCTTCAATGAGCCCAAGACTAGTCATTGTTCCCAATTATTAATTCAAAATGCAACATTTCCTTATTGTTAActatcctttccttttctctcttccttcataGATTTTATCTTGACGTTCAGGGCAATTTCTGCCTCTTTATACTTTCTACACTAGTTACTCCTGCTCACTATAATCTGTCCCCAACAAGTGAGGTTTAATTATGTATAGATATTTGTACTAGGGTAGTTTCCCCTTATCCATGGTTTCGGTTACCTTCGGTGAACCGCAGTCAGGAAGCAGATGATCTACTTTCTGATGTATCATCAGGAGGTCATTACTAGCCTAACACTATCTCActatgcctacatcattcacttCGCTCCGTttatcatgtaggcattttatcatctcacatcatcacaagaagagtgagtcaagtacaataagatatttagagacagagatagagagaagagCATGACACATAACTTCTATGACAGTATgttatgattattatataattgttctattttgttattagttattgttaatccCTTACTGTacctaatttataagttaaactttatcatagttACATACATATTGGAAAAAACCATAGCATATacagggttcagtactatctgtgGCTTCAGGCATCCCCTGGGGTAGATGTATCCACTGCATTCATTTATTCGTAAAGACTCACCAGCAGCTCCCAGGAGAGCAAGGAAGATGAAGG contains these protein-coding regions:
- the LOC115509291 gene encoding cationic trypsin, yielding MKTFIFLALLGAAVAFPIDDDDKIVGGYTCPRNSVPYQVSLNSGYHFCGGSLINSQWVVSAAHCYKSRIQVRLGEHNIAVSEGGEQFINSAKVIRHPRYNANTIDNDIMLIKLSSPATLNSRVSAISLPRSCAPSGSQCLISGWGNVQSFGENYPDVLQCLKAPILTDSACRKAYPGQITSNMICLGFLEGGKDSCQGDSGGPVVCNNQLQGIVSWGTGCAQKGKPGVYTKVCNYVSWIQQTIAAN